A genomic stretch from Ictalurus punctatus breed USDA103 chromosome 2, Coco_2.0, whole genome shotgun sequence includes:
- the LOC108274645 gene encoding 5-hydroxytryptamine receptor 3A produces MVSAKRILKLFGIIYYLIVCSNFMVGSLATCVTRRCLANKLVAMELFSPPMPPECTITVNLTSIQYETLSVDTKTLRFSSRIRIDMEWNDPDLAWIDTEYEFPEIMLPVDKIWTPDITVDNAVKTDVKPVSTDILLRRDGTVQYGIQLYTTVVCGINLFNYPFVQDACPVALNGWNENNCGLDLIYGNVSSVGENRGEWLTKSVELHRDKQNLDRNYLYVSMSTNPFNTIVTLILPSVLIMLADLGSFALPLDGGKRSSFKITLVLSFTMSLLILTDHLPDTGLCSPLIRYHFCFCLIVLVMSLLTSMVFSRFADSGTIFSCRHSKPCELSNTDRKNEIKKGVSTISDDVAAKDASIQKIVNFVENIEKRDKETKKRHEYASRFDRACFWGYLCLDIVYVICVIGITRTEFCKINNLDFWI; encoded by the exons ATGGTGTCAGCCAAGAGAATCCTGAAACTTTTCGGTATCATCTATTATTTAATTG TGTGCTCCAACTTTATGGTTGGATCTTTGGCAACTTGTGTCACTCGTCGATGCCTGGCTAACAAGCTGGTTGCAATGGAGCTTTTCAGTCCTCCAATGCCTCCGGAATGTACTATTACAGTGAATCTCACATCCATTCAATATGAGACCCTATCTGTG GATACTAAAACCCTGCGTTTCTCGAGTCGCATTAGAATTGACATG GAATGGAACGACCCAGACCTTGCATGGATTGATACAGAGTACGAGTTTCCAGAAATTATGCTTCCAGTTGACAAAATCTGGACTCCTGATATAACTGTAGACAACGC AGTCAAAACGGATGTGAAGCCTGTCTCTACTGATATATTGTTGAGACGTGACGGCACTGTGCAATATGGTATCCAATTATATACTACCGTGGTGTGTGGAATCAACCTTTTTAACTACCCTTTCGTTCAAGATGCGTGCCCAGTAGCCCTTAATGGATGGAATGAAAACA ATTGTGGCCTAGATTTAATCTATGGGAACGTATCTTCAGTGGGAGAAAATCGAGGTGAATGGCTAACTAAATCAGTGGAGCTACATCGGGACAAACAAAACCTGGACCGCAATTATCTCTAT GTCAGCATGTCCACCAACCCATTCAATACAATAGTAACGCTCATTCTCCCAAGTGTGCTCATCATGTTAGCTGATCTGGGGAGCTTTGCCCTGCCACTGGATGGCGGAAAACGCAGCTCCTTTAAAATCACTCTGGTGCTCAGCTTTACCATGTCCCTGCTCATCCTCACTGATCACCTGCCCGACACCGGCCTCTGCAGCCCCCTGATCC GTTATCATTTTTGTTTCTGCTTGATCGTTTTGGTTATGAGCTTACTGACATCCATGGTGTTCTCACGATTTGCGGACAGTGGCACCATCTTCTCCTGCAGGCACTCAAAACCATGTGAATTAAGCAACACCGACAggaaaaatgagataaaaaagg GTGTGTCTACAATCTCGGATGATGTGGCTGCCAAGGACGCTTCAATCCAGAAAATTGTGAATTTCGTGGAGAACATAGagaagagagataaagagacaaAGAAGAGGCACGAATATGCAAGCCGGTTTGACAGAGCCTGCTTCTGGGGCTACCTTTGCCTTGACATTGTGTATGTCATTTGTGTAATTGGTATCACCAGAACAGAATTTTGTAAAATTAACAATCTGGATTTCTGGATTTAA
- the LOC108260380 gene encoding 5-hydroxytryptamine receptor 3A, whose amino-acid sequence MVSAKMIVKSLLVLYFVMASVESTKQCLSRRCLANDFIEKQLYSAPQPPDCFINVNLTTIQYETLSFNLQNLQFSSHIKVNMEWTDPDLAWSDSQYNFTEVLLPFNYIWLPNLTVNNAIYTAVEPLSRDILVASDGTVSYGIQMYVTVACDMNLFAYPFIEDTCEVAINGWNQSSCGVKLKYGNIITVGGHQGEWQTKDVELCGEDTSYLHVTLYLNPFNALVSLVLPTALIMVVDLVSFAIPLDGERNAFKIKLVFSFTMFLLILSKQLPEGGPCSPLIYYHFCFCLIVLVVSLLVSMMLSQLARTGSIWPGRPRKSGSGVSVAQQDDAIHQNDTEINSIKANSVDLISDYTSIQKISSFVNNMDKEVTEKKRRQDCAKSWDNLFFIIYLALDIIYMFCAFSFFKTQKCRTNKVNF is encoded by the exons ATGGTGTCCGCTAAGATGATTGTGAAATCTCTTCTTGTCCTTTATTTTGTGATGG CATCAGTGGAATCCACAAAGCAATGTTTATCACGTCGATGTCTGGCTAATGATTTCATTGAAAAGCAACTCTATAGTGCTCCACAGCCTCCAGATTGTTTTATAAATGTGAATCTCACAACCATCCAATATGAGACTCTCTCTTTc AATTTACAAAATTTGCAATTCTCTAGTCACATAAAGGTCAACATG GAATGGACAGACCCCGACCTTGCATGGTCAGATTCACAATACAATTTTACCGAAGTTTTACTTCCATTTAATTATATCTGGCTCCCTAATCTGACTGTGAACAATGC CATTTATACGGCAGTGGAGCCTCTTTCTCGTGATATATTAGTGGCAAGTGATGGCACTGTGAGCTATGGGATACAGATGTATGTAACTGTGGCGTGTGATATGAATCTCTTCGCTTATCCCTTCATCGAGGATACATGCGAGGTGGCCATCAATGGATGGAATCAAAGCT CTTGTGGAGTGAAGCTCAAGTATGGGAACATAATAACAGTTGGAGGTCATCAAGGGGAATGGCAAACTAAGGACGTGGAACTCTGCGGTGAAGACACTAGCTACCTTCAT GTCACTCTGTACCTCAACCCCTTTAATGCATTGGTGTCATTGGTACTGCCCACTGCACTCATCATGGTGGTTGACCTGGTGAGCTTTGCTATACCTCTGGATGGTGAACGAAATGCTTTCAAGATCAAGTTGGTGTTCAGCTTCACCATGTTCCTCCTTATACTTTCCAAACAACTGCCTGAGGGTGGTCCCTGCAGCCCTCTGATCT ATTATCACTTTTGCTTCTGCCTGATTGTGCTGGTTGTGAGTCTGCTGGTATCCATGATGTTGTCTCAACTGGCTAGAACTGGTAGCATATGGCCTGGCAGGCCACGAAAGAGTGGATCAGGCGTCTCCGTGGCTCAACAGGACGATGCAATTCATCAAAATG ACACTGAAATCAACAGCATCAAAGCCAACTCTGTGGATCTGATATCGGATTATACATCTATCCAGAAGATTTCAAGCTTTGTGAATAATATGGACAAGGAGGtaacagagaaaaagaggagaCAGGACTGTGCAAAATCTTGGGACAAtctcttttttattatatatttggcCTTGGATATCATTTACATGTTCTGTGCATTTTCCTTCTTCAAAACACAGAAGTGTAGAACTAATAAGGTAAATTTTTAA